The following proteins are co-located in the uncultured Draconibacterium sp. genome:
- a CDS encoding YitT family protein, with protein sequence MTFLTKDKIFSKKWLIDYFYILLGSFILAVGFVFFITPHKIVPGGVYGIAIVVHYLTENLFYLWPEGFPIGLFGLLLNVPLTIAGIRILGPKFGVKTVVGFVLTSVFMDTITILRPDGDLPLVQDVLLSCVFGGVLLGFGLGLIFKSRATSGGSDIIAMMIAKYTRLPLGKLMIYVDSVIVLFGLLAFRDWAIPLYSWIVIYITGKVIDLTIDGANYNKAMMIVSKAHEEIRDKLVLDLERGGTYLRGEGMFTGQEKQIIYTVLSRREVAILEEFISNIDPDAFITIMDTKEILGEGFSSLQQKANDH encoded by the coding sequence ATGACATTCCTTACCAAAGATAAAATTTTCAGTAAAAAATGGCTGATTGATTACTTCTACATCCTGCTTGGCTCCTTTATACTCGCCGTAGGTTTTGTATTTTTTATAACACCACACAAAATTGTTCCGGGCGGCGTATACGGCATTGCAATTGTAGTACATTACCTTACCGAAAACTTGTTTTACCTGTGGCCCGAAGGTTTTCCAATCGGCTTGTTTGGCCTTCTGTTAAACGTTCCTTTAACCATTGCCGGCATTCGGATTTTAGGCCCGAAGTTTGGCGTTAAAACAGTAGTTGGTTTTGTCCTTACCTCTGTGTTTATGGATACAATAACCATTTTACGCCCCGATGGAGATTTGCCACTGGTACAGGATGTGTTACTTTCGTGCGTATTTGGAGGTGTTTTGCTCGGATTTGGATTGGGATTAATTTTTAAATCGCGTGCAACTTCGGGCGGATCGGATATAATTGCAATGATGATTGCCAAATACACGCGTCTTCCTCTTGGGAAATTAATGATTTATGTTGATTCGGTTATCGTTTTATTTGGTTTACTCGCATTTCGCGATTGGGCGATTCCCTTGTATTCGTGGATTGTAATTTATATTACCGGAAAAGTGATTGACTTAACCATCGACGGAGCAAACTACAACAAAGCCATGATGATTGTATCCAAAGCGCACGAAGAGATCAGGGACAAACTGGTTCTTGATTTGGAACGTGGAGGAACCTATTTACGTGGAGAAGGCATGTTTACTGGACAGGAAAAGCAAATAATCTATACAGTGCTCAGTCGTCGCGAGGTTGCTATTCTTGAAGAGTTTATCAGCAACATCGATCCGGATGCCTTTATCACGATTATGGATACGAAAGAAATTCTGGGAGAAGGATTTAGTAGTTTACAACAAAAAGCCAACGACCACTAA
- a CDS encoding sodium/proline symporter — translation MIIVFVAYMVILIGIVVYSARRSKTNTDFVLGGKKISGFSLALSERATGESAWLLLGLTGLAYSEGMAAIWVALGCVAGILFLWIFLAEPLQALTEKSGALTVPGLFSAKFEGTQRSFGILSSLIIIFFFVLYIAAQFSGAGKIFNDTFNIDPFWGMVLGSVLVTLYTMMGGFITVVATDAFQAILMVITCVVLPIIAIGIAATYNIHIAETIAQASYTVPLNLGTMNQATGGLLILNGLSWAFGYTGQPQLLTRMMAMRNKKETRQSRWLAISWTLLAYIGAFMIGIIGYKLVQAGALGEAASSVANDSEKIMPVMVMTLLNPILAGILLSGAVSAMMSTASSQLMVVSSSMTEDFYVHVAKKKIEERRMLFLNRILTLAVGAVGFLLAITMEDTVYGLVSYAWSGIGASFGPAIILLIFWKRLSRAGVFASLITGTLSAVIWKTWLLDLTGVSERLASYLLAFAMAVLFSYLFPKKE, via the coding sequence ATGATTATAGTTTTTGTTGCCTACATGGTAATTCTTATCGGAATTGTTGTTTATTCTGCCCGACGTTCAAAAACCAACACTGACTTTGTTTTAGGAGGTAAAAAGATTTCCGGCTTTTCGCTGGCGCTCTCCGAGCGGGCAACCGGAGAATCGGCCTGGCTGCTTTTGGGTTTAACCGGTCTGGCCTACTCCGAAGGAATGGCAGCTATTTGGGTTGCTTTGGGCTGTGTGGCAGGCATCTTGTTTTTATGGATTTTTCTGGCCGAACCCTTGCAAGCCTTAACCGAAAAGTCAGGGGCACTAACAGTTCCAGGTTTATTTTCTGCGAAGTTCGAAGGCACTCAACGTAGTTTTGGCATTTTATCTTCGCTTATTATCATCTTCTTTTTTGTGTTGTATATAGCTGCACAATTTAGTGGCGCAGGTAAAATTTTTAACGACACATTTAATATCGATCCGTTTTGGGGAATGGTACTTGGGTCGGTTTTGGTAACACTTTATACCATGATGGGAGGTTTTATTACCGTTGTTGCAACCGATGCCTTTCAGGCCATTTTAATGGTTATTACCTGCGTGGTTTTACCCATAATTGCAATTGGTATTGCTGCAACCTACAACATTCATATTGCCGAAACAATTGCACAAGCCAGCTATACCGTTCCTTTAAATTTGGGAACAATGAACCAGGCCACCGGCGGACTTCTTATTTTAAATGGCTTAAGCTGGGCCTTTGGTTATACAGGTCAGCCACAACTGCTAACCCGGATGATGGCCATGCGAAACAAAAAAGAAACCCGTCAAAGTCGCTGGCTGGCCATTTCGTGGACTTTGCTCGCATACATCGGTGCATTTATGATTGGAATTATCGGGTACAAATTGGTACAAGCCGGTGCATTGGGCGAAGCAGCTTCGTCGGTAGCCAACGATTCTGAAAAAATTATGCCGGTTATGGTAATGACTTTGTTAAATCCGATTTTGGCCGGAATACTTCTTTCCGGTGCAGTATCGGCCATGATGTCGACTGCGTCGTCGCAATTGATGGTCGTATCATCTTCAATGACGGAGGATTTTTATGTACATGTTGCCAAAAAGAAAATAGAGGAACGACGCATGTTGTTTCTGAACCGGATTTTAACGCTTGCAGTTGGTGCAGTTGGATTTTTGCTGGCCATAACAATGGAAGATACGGTTTATGGTCTGGTATCGTATGCATGGAGTGGCATTGGCGCTTCATTCGGACCAGCCATTATTTTATTAATATTCTGGAAAAGACTCTCGCGAGCCGGAGTATTTGCAAGTTTAATAACAGGAACACTCTCGGCCGTAATATGGAAAACGTGGTTGCTTGATTTAACAGGCGTTTCTGAACGATTGGCATCTTATTTATTGGCTTTTGCCATGGCTGTACTATTTAGTTATCTGTTTCCTAAAAAGGAATAA
- a CDS encoding DUF1801 domain-containing protein has product MKYNATSIQDYINAVSDERGKIIVEIISLIKEYFPSAEGNLEYNMPTFPSICSVASQKHYISVYIYRVDLLDKHREELGNLKVGKSCIRFTSSEQMPGKVLRSIFAQIKNEKL; this is encoded by the coding sequence ATGAAATACAACGCTACAAGTATTCAGGATTATATAAATGCTGTTTCGGACGAAAGAGGAAAGATAATCGTGGAAATTATAAGTTTGATAAAAGAATACTTTCCCTCTGCAGAAGGCAACCTGGAATACAATATGCCAACCTTTCCTTCCATCTGTTCTGTTGCCTCTCAAAAACATTACATTTCGGTGTATATTTACCGTGTTGACTTGCTTGACAAACACCGCGAAGAACTTGGAAACCTGAAGGTTGGAAAAAGTTGCATCCGTTTTACAAGTAGTGAGCAAATGCCAGGAAAAGTGCTTCGTTCAATTTTTGCTCAAATCAAAAATGAAAAATTGTAG